Part of the Paracoccus sp. S3-43 genome, GGCGGAAGCGGTCGCCGCCCAGATGCTTGCCGCCATACCAGCGGGTCACGACGACCACGTGATCCCGCAGCCCGGCGCGTTCCAGCATGTGCAGGATCAGCGCGCCCGCGCCCGCCTCTCCATCGTCGTCCTTGACCGGCTCGCCCGCCAGGATCGCCGCCCAGCTGTGATGGGTGGCCCTGGCGAACCGCTTGTCTCGCGTCAGTCCGGCCAGCAGCGCCGCGACCTCGGCCCGGCCGGCGGCCGCCCCGCCCGACACCGCATAGCGCGATCCCCGGTCCGAGATGATCTTGTCAAAGACCCGCATCAGGCACCGGGATTGCCGCGCCGCCGCACATACAGCTCCAGCCGGTGATGGACGATCTCATAACCCAGCTCGGCGGCGATCTCGGCCTGCAAGCGTTCGATGCGGTCGTTGGTGAATTCCATCACCTCGCCGGTGTCGAGGTCAATCATGTGGTCGTGGTGCCGCTGGTCGGCCGCCTCCCACCGGGCCGGTTCGCCCTGGAATTCCAGCTTCTCGATCACGCCCTGGGTCCGCAACGTGGTCAGCGTGCGATAGACCGTCGCCAGCGACACCCCCGCGCCCGCCGCCTCGGCCCGGCGGTGCAGTTCGGCGGCGTCGGGATGATCCTCGCTGGCGGCGATGACCCGCAGCAGCGCCGCGCGCTGCCGCGTCACGCGTACCCCGGCAAGACGCAGGGCCTGTTCCAGTTGTGAAGCAAGGCTTTCCATGACTCCCTCATGCCGCATCCGCATTCCAGTTGCAACTAGTTCTCATCTATTGACGGTGGCGAGCCGTTCGCACATAACTGCGCCATGGTCGGACAAACATTGGAAAGCGGCCGATGACACTGCCCCTTGCCCTGGCTCGGAAACCATCGTGAACGGATTGCCGGAATGATCCAGGGGATCGAGGTCCAGAACCTGACCGTCGCCTATCGCAGCGGCGTGACGGCCCTGCGCGACGCCAGCTTCACCGTCCCGCAAGGGTCCGTGACCGCGCTTGTCGGCGTGAACGGCGCGGGCAAATCGACGCTGTTCAAGGCGCTGATGGGCCTTCTGCCCCACGAATCCGGGCAGGTCCGCATCCTGGGCGGCACGGTCGAACAGGCGCTTGCCAGGAATCTCG contains:
- a CDS encoding YigZ family protein, encoding MRVFDKIISDRGSRYAVSGGAAAGRAEVAALLAGLTRDKRFARATHHSWAAILAGEPVKDDDGEAGAGALILHMLERAGLRDHVVVVTRWYGGKHLGGDRFRHVAEAVRIYLRETGLG
- a CDS encoding Fur family transcriptional regulator, which gives rise to MESLASQLEQALRLAGVRVTRQRAALLRVIAASEDHPDAAELHRRAEAAGAGVSLATVYRTLTTLRTQGVIEKLEFQGEPARWEAADQRHHDHMIDLDTGEVMEFTNDRIERLQAEIAAELGYEIVHHRLELYVRRRGNPGA